The window CGAGATCAAGGACATGAGCTGCGGCCACTGCGTCGGCGCCATCACGAAGGCGATCACTGCGCTGGACCCCGACGCCAAGGTGCAGGCCGAACTGCCGACGCACCGCGTGCGCGTGGAGACCGGCGTGCCGCGCGCGCAGCTCGAGCACGCGCTGCGCGACGCGGGCTTTCCGCCGACGCCCGTGCTTTGATCGGTGCTGCCCGTGGCGCGCGGCATCGCGACGCGGCCGTGGATGCGCATCTGAATGCCTGACCGTGCGGACCGGCAGCAGACGCCCACGCCCGCTGAGCGGCGTCAGCGCGGCGGGCCCAGCACGCCGATCAGCGCCGTGGCGAAGGCCTCCGGGCTCTCGATGTGCGGGATGTGGCCCACGCCCGGCAGCACGGCGAGCGTCGCGCCCGGCATCCAGCGCTGCAGCGCGCGGCCCTGGGCCAGCGGCGTGATGCGGTCCTCCTCGCCCCATACCAGCGCCACCGGCGGGCCCTGCGCGGCCCATTGCGTGAGCCGCTCGGGCCGCAGGCTCTCGGCCGGTTCGCAGGCCGCCTGCGAGAAGGCCGCAGCCCAGTCGCCAAGCCGCTGGCTGAAGGCGGTGCGGGCGAACGGCAGTCGGTAGGCCGGCAACAGCGCGTCGGTCACTGCGTCCTGGCGGTGGACGAACTGCCGCAGCAGCGGAGCGGTGAGCCCCGGCCAGGTGGCGGTGGCGCCGACCAGCGTGGTGCGCAGCGACCGGCTGGCCAGCAGCACCCCGGGCTGGGCGCCGGCCTCGCACTGCGGCGGCTCGCCGTCGGGGCCGAGGCCGAGCGCCGGATCGACCAGCACCAGCCGGCGCAGCGACACCCCGCTCGAATCTGCGGCTGCCGCGACGGCAGCCTCCAGCGCCGGCCCGGCGCCGAAGGAGTGGCCCACCAGCGTGAGGTCGGGCCCGAGCGTGCGGGCGAGCGCGAGCAGGCGCCGCGACTGGGCCGCGCGCGAGTAGTCGACCGTGCGACCGTCGTCGGGCGTCGTCGAGAGGCCGAACGGCGGCAGGTCGACGGCCACCACGCGCCATCCGGCCGCCGCCAGTGCGTCGGGCAGGCCGAACCAGGTGCCGCTCCACGCGCCGGTGCCGTGGGTGAGCAGCAGCGCAGGGTCGGTGGGGCGGCCCCATTCCTGCACGTGGAGCCGCGCGTCGCCGACGTCCACCCAGCGGCCGGCGGCGCCTGCCAGTTGCTCGGCGCTCTGCGTCTCGCGCTGCGCCCGGGCGTGCTGGGTCC is drawn from Methylibium petroleiphilum PM1 and contains these coding sequences:
- a CDS encoding heavy-metal-associated domain-containing protein, which produces MIEFEIKDMSCGHCVGAITKAITALDPDAKVQAELPTHRVRVETGVPRAQLEHALRDAGFPPTPVL
- a CDS encoding alpha/beta fold hydrolase; this encodes MRAPPKDRRRRPARPSLAARIARHLVAAALLLVAVLALALSAWIAWTQHARAQRETQSAEQLAGAAGRWVDVGDARLHVQEWGRPTDPALLLTHGTGAWSGTWFGLPDALAAAGWRVVAVDLPPFGLSTTPDDGRTVDYSRAAQSRRLLALARTLGPDLTLVGHSFGAGPALEAAVAAAADSSGVSLRRLVLVDPALGLGPDGEPPQCEAGAQPGVLLASRSLRTTLVGATATWPGLTAPLLRQFVHRQDAVTDALLPAYRLPFARTAFSQRLGDWAAAFSQAACEPAESLRPERLTQWAAQGPPVALVWGEEDRITPLAQGRALQRWMPGATLAVLPGVGHIPHIESPEAFATALIGVLGPPR